From Hydractinia symbiolongicarpus strain clone_291-10 chromosome 11, HSymV2.1, whole genome shotgun sequence, the proteins below share one genomic window:
- the LOC130614382 gene encoding inositol monophosphatase 1-like: MASDEVLQHLSSKNDERLRYLLTAINTAKCAGKIVEENYYKVKSYAGKGDITDLVTETDEAVEKFIFDSLRKEFPTHHFIGEESVSSGNSAKLTTEPTWIVDPIDGTANFIHRFPYVAVSIALVINKKPEVGLVYAPILKDFYVAVRGEGAYLNGERLRIENPVSSLATAVVATEWGANRDPERVRQVGKNFIDVVTEHGIHAIRSTGSAALNACLVSCGSVDLYFEFGPHCWDVAAGCLVVEEAGGCNATTKGEEFDLMGRTFIFASSKKLIGELVPTLTQIPTPRDD; encoded by the exons atggcgTCCGACGAGGTACTCCAACATCTTTCAAGTAAAAATGACGAACGCCTTCGATACCTACTCACAGCGATAAACACTGCAAAATGTGCTGGGAAG ATTGTGGAAGAGAACTATTACAAAGTCAAATCATATGCTGGTAAAGGTGATATTACTGACTTAGTCACTGAAACAGATGAAGCTGtagaaaaatttatatttgatTCTCTTCGGAAAGAGTTTCCAACTCACCA TTTTATAGGAGAGGAATCAGTTAGTAGTGGTAATTCAGCAAAATTAACAACAGAGCCAACTTGGATTGTCGATCCAATAGATGGCACTGCCAATTTTATTCACAG ATTTCCATATGTTGCTGTTTCTATTGCGTTGGTAATAAATAAAAAG CCTGAAGTTGGACTGGTATATGCTCCCATTTTGAAAGACTTTTATGTTGCAGTGCGTGGAGAGGGTGCATATTTAAACGGTGAAAGACTGCGCATTGAAAATCCTGTGAGCT CTTTAGCCACTGCTGTAGTTGCTACCGAATGGGGAGCTAATAGAGACCCTGAAAGAGTGAGACAAGTAGGGAAGAATTTCATTGATGTTGTGACGGAACATGGTATACATGC AATTCGCAGTACTGGTTCGGCAGCGTTAAATGCGTGCCTTGTATCATGTGGTTCAGTGGACTTGTACTTCGAGTTTGGACCACATTGCTGGGATGTTGCAGCTGGATGTCTTGTGGTTGAAGAAGCTGGAGGTTGCAACGCCACCACAAAAG gTGAAGAGTTTGATTTGATGGGTCGAACATTTATCTTCGCATCTTCAAAAAAACTCATCGGCGAATTAGTTCCAACGTTGACACAGATACCAACGCCCAGAGACGACTAA